In a genomic window of Pirellulales bacterium:
- a CDS encoding ABC transporter permease, with translation MTLRSLIWKELRQRPWAVATSLLAISLGVGALVAIRSVTVFSEQAVAQKMATLGANVLLLPKDVSLQDYYAADLHGKTLPEEHATRLAMANLEGVEGISPKLCVPAELNGRKLTLTGILPQSEFQAQAAWQSLNLFSNKHAGCKKRTSFHTGDSSSAESLINERRVQELGTDEILVGADVAQIVELTRGERIKLCDRSFTVAAVLPPTGTIDDSRVFAHLHTVQEVAAAGPIVNVIELMACCEDAAGSLIPNLAAMFDDAKVITISNVVETQVSVNRLMARLSYVFLVILVGVSAASVAGTMFANVRERRREIGTFMALGATRSWVARLFLGKALLVGLLGGIIGFTFGTLTAVFVGPRLAGVVVQPLPSLAAVSVVLAGAVALIASYLPARRATQIDPCLCFREI, from the coding sequence ATGACACTACGCAGCTTAATCTGGAAAGAATTGCGTCAGCGGCCCTGGGCGGTGGCGACAAGCTTATTGGCCATCAGCCTGGGAGTCGGGGCATTGGTCGCGATCCGCAGCGTGACCGTGTTTTCCGAACAAGCCGTTGCACAAAAAATGGCGACGCTGGGGGCCAATGTGCTGTTGCTACCCAAGGATGTCAGCCTGCAAGATTACTATGCCGCCGACTTGCACGGGAAAACTCTGCCTGAAGAACATGCCACGCGACTAGCGATGGCCAACCTGGAAGGAGTCGAAGGTATTTCGCCGAAATTGTGCGTTCCTGCAGAGTTGAACGGCCGAAAATTGACGCTGACCGGCATTCTTCCGCAAAGTGAATTCCAAGCCCAAGCCGCATGGCAAAGCTTGAACCTGTTTAGTAACAAACACGCCGGATGCAAAAAACGGACATCATTTCATACCGGTGACAGTTCATCGGCCGAATCCCTGATCAACGAGCGCCGCGTACAAGAACTCGGCACCGACGAGATTTTGGTGGGTGCCGACGTGGCACAAATTGTGGAGTTGACGCGGGGAGAGCGTATTAAGCTGTGCGATCGATCCTTTACCGTTGCCGCAGTGCTTCCACCAACGGGAACGATCGACGATTCGCGAGTTTTTGCCCATCTGCATACGGTGCAGGAAGTAGCCGCTGCCGGGCCAATCGTGAACGTGATCGAGCTCATGGCATGCTGCGAGGATGCGGCCGGCAGCCTGATTCCAAATTTGGCCGCCATGTTTGACGACGCGAAAGTCATCACGATTTCCAACGTCGTTGAAACGCAAGTGTCGGTCAACCGCTTGATGGCCCGGCTGTCGTACGTATTCCTTGTGATTTTGGTCGGCGTGAGCGCTGCCAGTGTGGCCGGAACGATGTTCGCCAATGTACGAGAGCGTCGCCGCGAAATTGGTACCTTCATGGCCCTGGGGGCAACTCGATCGTGGGTGGCGCGATTGTTCCTCGGCAAAGCGCTGCTTGTGGGTCTACTAGGCGGCATTATCGGATTTACGTTCGGAACATTGACCGCCGTATTTGTTGGGCCGAGGTTGGCTGGCGTTGTGGTTCAACCTTTGCCGTCGCTGGCCGCTGTTTCCGTTGTTCTGGCCGGGGCGGTCGCACTGATCGCCAGCTACTTGCCCGCTCGGCGCGCAACTCAGATCGATCCATGCCTCTGCTTCAGGGAGATCTAA
- a CDS encoding RND transporter — protein MRLKKSVRAAIAALGIAVLLPGCGKSPAEQGPDTTHASAASGHTHDGWWCDEHGVPEEICALCNPKVATELKTKGDWCAQHDCPDSQCFTCHPELEAKFAAQYEAKFNKQPPKRSM, from the coding sequence ATGCGACTCAAGAAGTCAGTTCGTGCGGCGATTGCGGCGCTCGGCATCGCAGTCCTGCTACCAGGATGTGGTAAGTCGCCGGCAGAACAAGGGCCGGACACGACCCATGCTAGCGCCGCCAGTGGCCACACGCACGATGGCTGGTGGTGCGACGAACATGGTGTGCCCGAGGAAATCTGCGCTTTATGTAATCCTAAGGTAGCGACCGAATTAAAAACGAAGGGGGACTGGTGCGCGCAGCACGATTGCCCCGATTCGCAGTGTTTTACTTGTCATCCGGAACTGGAAGCAAAATTTGCCGCCCAGTACGAAGCGAAATTCAACAAGCAGCCGCCCAAACGGTCAATGTAA